A window from Citrus sinensis cultivar Valencia sweet orange chromosome 5, DVS_A1.0, whole genome shotgun sequence encodes these proteins:
- the LOC127902460 gene encoding probable cytokinin riboside 5'-monophosphate phosphoribohydrolase LOGL10, with protein MASSSSKQFKNICVLSGFHYGKYKEFVQAAVDLGRVIAERKLHLVYGGGERGLSRLVSEAVFTRGSQVLGIIPKPMKPLVCMSGPPIGEELVVSSMQERISEMMNHADAFIFLPGDLATFEALITFASWAHLNIHQKPIGLLNVNNFYDGLLTFINHAIKNHFVPHSVKKLFISASTANELLDLLQAYTPEPDPQTVALNWSTNDGNGNSSSNKKCDLDLTLRL; from the coding sequence ATGGCATCATCTTCgagtaaacaattcaaaaatatttgtgtgctttctgggttTCACTATGGAAAGTACAAAGAGTTCGTTCAGGCAGCtgtagatcttggtcgtgtcatagcagagaggaaactgcatcttgtatatggaggaggtgaacgagggttatcaagacttgtctcagaagctgtttttaccagaggaagccaagtactCGGCATTATCCCAAAACCCATGAAACCGCTAGTGTGCATGTCTGGCCCaccaattggagaagaattagtggtatcaagtatgcaagagagaatatctgaaatgatgaatcatgctgatgcttttattttcttgccaggagatcttgcaacttttgaggcactaattacatttgcatcttgggcccacttgaacattcatcaaaaacccatcggtttgttaaatgttaataatttttatgacggcttgctaacttttattaaccatgcaataaagaatcattttgttccacattctgtaaaaaaactctttatctctgcttctactgctaatgagttacttgatcttttgcaaGCTTATACACCAGAGCCAGATCCACAGACTGTTGCACTGAATTGGTCGACTAATGACGGTaacggtaacagtagcagtaaTAAGAAGTGCgatttagatttaactctccgtttgtaa
- the LOC127902237 gene encoding putative disease resistance protein RGA3, which produces MAHAIVSSLLDQLISVAADEVKQQVRLVTGVEHEVGKLTTNLQAFQAVLEDAEQRQLEKEKVVTLWLDQLRDASYDMEDVLDEWITARLKLQIEGIDDDNALALAPHKKKVRSFFCAVSNCFGSFKQLNLRHDIAVKIREINGKLDDIASQKDTFKFVENVSNNVKKAERVRTTSLIDEGGVCGRVDEKNELLSKLLCGSSEQQKGLDVISLVGLGGIGKTTLAQLAYNNDEVKRNFEKVIWVCVSNTFEEISVAKAIIEGLGVSAFGLSEFESLMKQIQEYITGKKIFLVLDDVWDGDYKKWDPFFSCLKNGHHESKILITTHDRSVALQLGSIDIIPVKELGEGECWLLFKQIAFLRRSFEDCEKLEPIGRKIASKCKGLPLAAKVIGNLLRSKNTAKEWHIILDSEMWKVQEIGQGILAPLLLSYNDLPSNSMVKRCFSYCAVFPKDYNMNKRELINLWMTQGYLNADEDEEMEMIGEEYFNILATRSFFQEFQKNDDDDFTSCKMHDIVNDFAQFVSRKECLWVEINGTKESVINSFGDKVRHLGLKFEEGASFPMSIHGLNRLRTLLIYDQSPYNPSLSSSILPELFNKLACLRALVIRQSYLLFLYPEANRISEIPENVRKLIHLKYLNLSELLIERLPETLCELYNLQKLDIRRCPNLRELPAGIGKLMNMRSLLNGETYSLKYMPVGISKLTSLRTLEKFVVGGGVDGSNTCRLESLKNLQLLRECGIEGLGNVSHLDEAERLQLYNQQNLLRLRLRFGRVVDGEDEERRRKNEKDKQLLEALQPPLSVEELGIESYGGDIFP; this is translated from the coding sequence ATGGCTCATGCGATCGTTTCCTCTCTCTTAGACCAGCTGATCTCTGTTGCGGCTGATGAAGTGAAACAGCAGGTCAGGCTTGTGACGGGTGTCGAACATGAAGTGGGAAAGCTTACCACCAACCTTCAAGCCTTTCAAGCTGTACTGGAAGATGCAGAGCAGAGGCAACTGGAGAAGGAAAAGGTTGTTACTCTTTGGCTGGATCAGCTCAGAGACGCATCCTACGACATGGAAGATGTGTTGGATGAGTGGATCACTGCAAGGCTCAAATTGCAGATTGAGGgcattgatgatgataatgctCTTGCTCTTGCTCCTCATAAGAAGAAGGTACGCTCCTTCTTTTGTGCTGTATCAAATTGCTTTGGTAGTTTCAAACAACTTAACCTTCGTCATGACATTGCCGTCAAGATTAGGGAAATCAATGGAAAGCTAGATGATATTGCCTCCCAAAAAGATACGTTTAAATTTGTTGAGAATGTGAGTAACAATGTTAAGAAAGCAGAGCGAGTGCGAACCACCTCCTTGATTGATGAGGGAGGGGTTTGTGGTAGAGTTGATGAGAAAAATGAGCTCTTAAGCAAGTTGCTGTGTGGAAGTAGTGAACAACAAAAAGGCCTTGATGTCATCTCACTAGTTGGGTTAGGGGGTATAGGTAAAACCACTCTTGCACAACTGGCGTATAATAATGATGAggtgaaaagaaattttgaaaaagttatATGGGTGTGTGTATCAAACACTTTTGAGGAGATTAGTGTCGCCAAAGCAATCATTGAAGGTCTAGGCGTGTCAGCTTTTGGTTTAAGCGAATTCGAATCTCTTATGAAACAGATTCAGGAATATATTACGgggaagaaaatttttcttgttttagatGATGTGTGGGATGGAGATTACAAAAAATGGGACCCATTCTTTTCTTGTCTAAAGAATGGCCACCATGAAAGTAAAATTCTAATTACCACACATGATAGGTCAGTTGCACTACAGTTGGGATCAATAGATATTATCCCTGTCAAGGAGTTGGGTGAAGGGGAATGTTGGTTACTGTTTAAGCAGATAGCATTTCTACGTAGGTCCTTTGAGGATTGTGAAAAATTAGAACCAATCGGGCGAAAAATTGCATCTAAGTGCAAAGGCCTACCTCTTGCTGCAAAGGTAATAGGGAATCTCTTGCGCTCTAAAAATACAGCAAAAGAGTGGCATATAATTTTAGATAGTGAAATGTGGAAAGTACAAGAGATTGGGCAAGGTATTTTAGCTCCTTTGTTGTTGAGTTATAACGATTTGCCCTCCAATTCTATGGTAAAACGGTGCTTCTCATATTGTGCTGTCTTTCCAAAAGACTACAATATGAATAAAAGGGAATTGATTAATCTATGGATGACTCAAGGTTACCTTAATGCAGATGAAGACGAAGAAATGGAGATGATTGGAGAAGAGTATTTCAACATCTTAGCAACACGCTCTTTCTTTCAAGAATTTCAGAAAAATGACGATGATGATTTTACTAGTTGTAAGATGCATGACATAGTAAATGATTTTGCCCAATTTGTAAGTAGAAAAGAATGTTTGTGGGTAGAAATTAATGGTACCAAAGAATCAGTCATAAACTCTTTTGGTGACAAAGTCCGTCACTTAGGGTTAAAGTTTGAAGAAGGCGCTTCATTTCCTATGTCCATTCATGGACTTAATAGATTGCGTACCCTCTTAATTTATGACCAAAGTCCTTACAATCCGTCTCTTAGTAGTAGCATCCTTCCGGagttatttaataaattggcGTGTTTAAGGGCATTAGTTATAAGGCAATcgtacttattatttttgtatccTGAGGCAAATAGGATTAGTGAAATTCCAGAAAATGTCAGAAAATTgatacatttaaaatatcttaatttgTCTGAATTACTCATAGAGAGACTGCCTGAGACTTTGtgtgaattatataatttacaaaagCTAGATATTAGGCGGTGCCCAAATCTTAGGGAATTACCTGCGGGGATTGGGAAGTTAATGAACATGAGGAGTTTACTGAATGGTGAAACTTATTCGTTGAAATACATGCCAGTAGGGATTTCCAAATTAACCAGTCTTCGAACATTAGAAAAGTTTGTTGTGGGTGGAGGTGTTGATGGTAGCAATACGTGTAGGCTTGAATCTCTGAAAAATCTTCAACTCCTTCGAGAATGTGGAATAGAAGGGCTGGGTAATGTGTCCCATTTAGATGAGGCCGAGAGATTACAACTTTACAATCAGCAAAACCTCCTTCGTTTGCGTCTTCGGTTTGGTAGAGTCGTAGATGGGGAAGATGAAGAAAGGAGGAGGAAGAATGAGAAAGACAAACAACTTCTTGAAGCTTTACAACCGCCTTTGAGTGTAGAGGAATTAGGGATTGAATCCTATGGAGGCGACATTTTTCCCTAA
- the LOC127902461 gene encoding uncharacterized protein LOC127902461, with protein MEEIQHKLHKHFPSLPQNALRKIYKARCERLRLLMINGIPSDIRWLIEAKVRLADCKSLGMVSDTREDKIKFVKDGMSKESLDDILRSLETHRSGIVQREIYNLWILFQKQSAQLSLGNLTQKDPVCQFIRKLDGKPILDP; from the exons atggaagaaatacaacataaactccataagcattttccctctctccctcagaatgccctcaggaaaatttacaaagctcgttgtgaacgactgcgtttgttaatgatcaatggcattccttctgacattcgttggttaattgaagcaaaggtccgattagcag attgtaaatctttaggaatggtttctgatactcgtgaagataaaattaaattcgttaaagatggcatgagtaaagaatcgttggatgatatcttacgatctcttgagacgCATCGAAGCGGAATTGTGCAACGTGAGATTTACAATTTGTGGATACTATTCCAAAAACAAAGTGCACAGTTaagtcttgggaatctgactcaaaaagaccctgtttgccagtttataagaaaactggatgggaagccgatcctcgacccatag